From one Lotus japonicus ecotype B-129 chromosome 3, LjGifu_v1.2 genomic stretch:
- the LOC130743595 gene encoding isoleucine N-monooxygenase 1-like has product MNFGNATFTILKYVYAFSISDFVPILRRLDLDGHRSKIMKAMRIMRKYHDPIIDDRIKQWNDGLKTVEEDLLDVLIKLKDANNIPLLTLKELKEQIIELAIEMVDNPSNAFEWALAEMINQPELLKRATEELDNVVGKERLVQESEIPKLQFVKACAREALRLHPMEYFNVPHLCMNDTMVGDYLFPKGTQVLLSRVALGRNPKFWTDPLKFNPERHLKEGIDVVLTEPDLRFISFTTGRRSCPGVALGTTLTVMLFARMLHGFSWSPPPNVSSIDLVPSKDDLFLAKPLLLVAKPRLAAELYRTNEI; this is encoded by the exons atgaactttgga aatgctACTTTCACAATACTTAAATATGTTTATGCCTTTTCCATTTCTGATTTTGTTCCAATCTTGAGGAGACTTGACTTGGATGGCCATAGGAGCAAAATCATGAAAGCTATGAGGATCATGAGGAAGTATCATGATCCCATTATTGATGATAGAATCAAACAGTGGAATGATGGCTTGAAGACCGTTGAAGAAGACTTACTGGACGTGTTGATCAAACTCAAGGATGCCAACAATATACCATTACTCACATTGAAGGAACTCAAGGAGCAAATTATA GAATTGGCGATTGAAATGGTGGACAATCCATCAAATGCTTTTGAATGGGCACTAGCAGAAATGATAAACCAACCTGAGTTGCTCAAACGAGCCACTGAAGAATTGGACAATGTAGTTGGCAAAGAGAGGCTTGTCCAAGAATCAGAAATTCCTAAGCTCCAATTTGTTAAAGCTTGCGCAAGAGAAGCTCTTCGACTTCACCCCATGGAGTATTTCAATGTTCCCCATCTTTGCATGAATGACACAATGGTCGGTGACTACTTGTTCCCAAAAGGAACTCAAGTACTACTAAGTAGAGTTGCTCTTGGTAGAAACCCAAAATTCTGGACTGATCCCCTCAAGTTCAACCCGGAACGCCATCTCAAGGAGGGTATTGATGTGGTTTTGACAGAGCCAGATTTGAGGTTCATTTCCTTTACCACAGGAAGACGTAGTTGTCCTGGAGTAGCACTTGGCACCACATTGACTGTAATGTTATTTGCTAGGATGCTTCATGGCTTCAGCTGGAGTCCACCACCAAACGTATCAAGCATCGATCTTGTCCCGTCCAAAGATGATCTCTTTCTAGCTAAGCCACTTTTACTTGTGGCAAAACCAAGATTGGCTGCAGAACTCTATCGAACTAATGAAATTTAA
- the LOC130748915 gene encoding AMP deaminase-like, with product MFLAGKSTNTGSFKRNILRPTSPKSPVASASAFESVEESDDEDIISESANLDTTYLHSNGDVGAEGKNPYETLPNHVNTNGEQMAITASSMIRSHSVSGDLHGVQPDPIAADILRKEPEHETFARLKITPIEDKKCRNKSNI from the exons ATGTTTCTCGCAGGAAAATCTACGAATACTGGTTCCTTTAAGAGGAATATTTTAAGACCAACTTCTCCCAAATCTCCTGTTGCAAGTGCTAGTGCCTTTGAAAGCGTAGAGGAATCAGATGACGAAGATATTATATCAGAAAGCGCTAATTTAGATACTACATATCTGCACTCGAATGGAGATGTT GGGGCTGAAGGTAAAAATCCATACGAGACTTTACCTAATCATGTTAATACTAATGGAGAGCAGATGGCAATCACTGCTTCAAGTATGATCCGTTCTCATAGTGTTTCTGGTGATCTGCATGGTGTTCAGCCCGACCCAATAGCAGCTGACATTTTGAGGAAAGAGCCAGAGCATGAAACTTTTGCTCGATTGAAAATTACACCTATTG AGGATAAAAAGTGCAGGAACAAATCCAATATTTGA